The Candidatus Zixiibacteriota bacterium genome includes a window with the following:
- a CDS encoding TAT-variant-translocated molybdopterin oxidoreductase, whose protein sequence is MNDDLKPQSKDYWRSLDELADTPQFREFLHREFPKGTGEELADKNNWSRRNFLTLMGASLAMAGLASCRRPIEKIVPHVVLPEVYEPGTPIHYATSMPFGLDSYGLLVKSNDGRPTKIEGNPEHPSTIGRADIWIQAAILGLYDPDRAKNITHSGKEVAWDDFVADWSTQFTKFSANRGQGLAVMSEQFSSPTLARLKEEFMEAFPSAQFVSYEPVNDETIYDGIEAVAGARLQPLHSLHLAKVILSIDSDFVFSETGHIVDAMGFADGRRVHSQQDEMNRLYAVESAYTLTGSKADHRLALKPSQVGGFVLALARELSSQGLSIGRFDAPSANTADTGIDQKFVNVLAKDLLASKGQNVILAGRRQPAEVHSLVFALNEALGNVGQTVTYIAPLDRSESSTTGLEKLVADMKSGAVETLVVLGGNPVYTVPVEFGFADALKGVANKIQLSSHHDETSALVDWHLHQSHFLESWGDGRSLDGTVSVIQPLIDPLYASVSDVELLALVASGKIVKGYDAVRETWNSFITSDFENQWRKILHDGFVPKSAIGIITPKTNASSLAASARSLASVETGRELELVLLPSNLYDGRYANNGWLQELPEPINKFTWDNFAQFSFRTAQRLGVATGDLVKLEIAGRSINIPAWITPGQANDTIVIALGYGRKNVGSVANDVGSNAYLLTSAKNSGVASVTKIPGTHFIAQTQEHGTMGGFELGDPLQEKQKRPILRENTLSKFRENGLLFPLHPEIPTQQSIYTEPAYTSDLQWGMTIDLNACVGCGACVVACQSENNIPVVGKEQVSKGREMHWIRVDRYYSGDLDTPEIALQPVTCQHCENAPCEPVCPVGATVHDDQGLNVMIYNRCVGTRYCSNNCPYKVRRFNFFNYALEIPETVQMQKNPDVTVRSRGVMEKCTFCIQRIEVTRLKAKLETRNVGGDEVHTACQQACPTDAIVFGNIKDPNSNVARLKKSPRNYQLLEELNTKPRLTYLGLLRNPHPELEMSTES, encoded by the coding sequence ATGAATGACGATTTGAAACCACAGAGCAAAGATTACTGGCGAAGTCTCGATGAGCTTGCCGATACTCCGCAGTTCCGGGAGTTTTTACATCGCGAGTTTCCAAAAGGGACGGGCGAAGAGTTAGCCGACAAGAACAATTGGTCGCGCCGTAATTTCCTGACGCTCATGGGGGCGTCGCTTGCGATGGCGGGGCTTGCAAGTTGCAGGCGCCCAATCGAGAAGATCGTGCCGCATGTTGTTCTTCCTGAAGTTTACGAGCCTGGAACGCCTATACATTATGCGACCTCGATGCCGTTCGGACTTGATTCGTATGGCTTGCTGGTAAAGAGCAATGACGGTCGTCCGACTAAAATCGAAGGGAACCCTGAACATCCTTCGACTATAGGGAGAGCAGATATCTGGATTCAGGCCGCGATTCTTGGATTGTATGATCCCGACCGTGCAAAAAATATTACGCATTCGGGGAAAGAAGTGGCATGGGATGATTTTGTGGCCGATTGGTCGACACAATTCACCAAGTTCAGCGCAAATCGAGGCCAAGGTCTTGCTGTAATGAGTGAGCAGTTTTCTTCGCCGACTCTTGCGCGGCTCAAAGAAGAATTCATGGAGGCGTTTCCATCGGCGCAGTTTGTCAGCTACGAGCCGGTCAATGATGAGACAATCTATGACGGCATTGAAGCTGTTGCCGGAGCGCGTTTACAGCCACTGCACAGTTTACACCTGGCTAAAGTTATTCTGTCAATCGATTCGGATTTTGTATTTAGCGAAACTGGACATATTGTCGATGCGATGGGCTTCGCCGATGGCCGCCGGGTTCATTCGCAGCAGGACGAAATGAACCGCCTGTATGCTGTTGAGTCGGCCTATACGTTGACTGGCTCGAAAGCCGATCACCGTCTTGCGCTGAAACCATCGCAGGTTGGCGGATTTGTGCTGGCATTGGCGCGGGAGTTGTCGAGTCAGGGTTTGTCAATAGGGCGGTTTGATGCGCCATCGGCCAATACGGCCGACACGGGAATCGACCAAAAATTTGTCAATGTATTGGCCAAAGATCTACTCGCATCCAAAGGTCAAAATGTTATTCTGGCCGGACGGCGTCAGCCTGCTGAAGTTCACTCGCTGGTATTTGCGCTCAATGAGGCGCTTGGAAATGTTGGACAGACTGTCACTTATATAGCACCGCTGGACAGATCTGAGTCATCGACTACCGGTCTTGAAAAATTAGTGGCTGATATGAAATCGGGAGCTGTGGAGACCTTAGTTGTCCTCGGTGGAAATCCGGTTTACACTGTGCCGGTTGAGTTTGGGTTTGCCGATGCGCTCAAAGGTGTGGCGAATAAAATTCAACTGAGCAGTCATCATGATGAAACAAGCGCGTTGGTTGATTGGCATCTTCATCAGTCTCATTTTCTTGAAAGCTGGGGGGATGGCCGTTCGCTCGATGGGACGGTGAGCGTAATTCAGCCGCTTATCGATCCGCTCTATGCGAGTGTGAGCGATGTGGAACTGCTTGCGCTTGTCGCTTCCGGAAAAATTGTCAAAGGGTACGATGCTGTGCGCGAGACATGGAACAGTTTTATCACTTCTGACTTTGAAAACCAGTGGAGAAAGATTCTCCATGATGGATTTGTTCCTAAAAGCGCTATTGGAATCATTACTCCAAAGACAAATGCTTCATCGCTTGCCGCGTCGGCCCGAAGTTTGGCATCGGTTGAGACTGGCCGTGAACTGGAACTTGTATTGCTACCAAGCAATTTGTATGATGGCCGTTATGCCAACAATGGCTGGTTGCAGGAACTTCCCGAACCGATCAATAAGTTTACCTGGGATAATTTTGCTCAATTTAGTTTCCGCACCGCGCAAAGGCTGGGTGTGGCGACAGGCGACCTGGTGAAGCTTGAGATAGCGGGACGCTCGATTAACATTCCGGCCTGGATTACGCCGGGACAGGCCAATGACACAATTGTTATCGCTCTTGGGTATGGCAGAAAAAATGTCGGGTCGGTCGCAAATGATGTCGGTTCCAATGCCTATCTTCTTACGAGCGCAAAGAACTCAGGCGTCGCGAGCGTGACAAAGATTCCGGGTACTCATTTTATAGCGCAGACGCAGGAACATGGCACGATGGGCGGCTTTGAGCTTGGAGATCCACTTCAGGAAAAGCAGAAGCGCCCAATTCTCCGTGAGAACACGCTCAGCAAATTCAGAGAAAACGGCCTGCTGTTTCCACTGCATCCTGAGATTCCAACTCAGCAGTCAATATATACAGAACCTGCATATACCTCCGACCTTCAATGGGGTATGACGATTGATCTCAATGCCTGTGTTGGATGTGGGGCATGTGTGGTTGCCTGCCAGAGCGAGAATAATATTCCAGTTGTTGGCAAAGAGCAAGTTTCCAAAGGGCGCGAGATGCATTGGATACGGGTCGATCGGTATTATTCCGGCGATCTCGACACACCCGAAATCGCGCTTCAACCGGTTACCTGTCAGCATTGCGAGAATGCGCCATGCGAGCCGGTCTGTCCGGTAGGCGCGACAGTGCACGACGACCAGGGCCTCAATGTCATGATCTACAATCGCTGTGTGGGAACGCGTTATTGTTCAAATAATTGTCCGTATAAAGTTCGTCGTTTTAACTTCTTCAATTACGCGCTTGAGATTCCTGAGACCGTTCAGATGCAGAAGAATCCCGATGTGACGGTTCGTTCGCGAGGTGTGATGGAGAAGTGTACCTTCTGTATTCAGCGAATCGAAGTCACGCGCCTCAAGGCGAAACTTGAGACGCGCAATGTTGGCGGCGATGAAGTCCACACCGCTTGCCAGCAGGCATGCCCGACCGATGCCATAGTTTTTGGCAATATCAAAGACCCCAACAGCAATGTAGCCCGATTGAAAAAGAGTCCCAGAAATTATCAGCTTCTTGAAGAATTGAACACCAAGCCGAGACTGACTTATTTGGGTTTACTGCGAAATCCTCATCCTGAATTAGAAATGTCGACCGAGAGTTAA
- a CDS encoding cytochrome c3 family protein, which translates to MPLVTVLALGFLLTGAVGGIWYYGSPKYTDVGYRPEQPVPYSHKLHVGDLGMDCRYCHTTVERSAKANIPPTATCMNCHTLVRPTSEALAPIRASFAENKPMEWIRVHDLPDFAYFSHSSHIRVGVGCESCHGNVAQMEIVQQTEPLSMGWCLDCHRNPDQHLRPMSEITTMGWVPPDNQAEFAARVKAEKNINPPEDCSACHR; encoded by the coding sequence TTGCCGCTTGTCACTGTGCTCGCGCTTGGCTTTTTATTAACCGGGGCGGTCGGCGGAATATGGTATTATGGCTCACCGAAATATACCGATGTCGGCTATCGTCCGGAACAGCCCGTTCCGTACAGTCATAAACTCCATGTCGGAGATTTGGGAATGGATTGCCGTTATTGCCACACAACAGTCGAGCGTTCGGCCAAGGCGAATATCCCGCCGACAGCGACATGCATGAACTGCCACACTTTGGTTCGTCCCACAAGCGAAGCGCTTGCGCCAATTCGAGCCAGTTTTGCAGAGAATAAGCCGATGGAATGGATTCGTGTCCATGACCTTCCCGATTTTGCTTATTTTAGCCATAGCTCGCATATCCGGGTTGGAGTTGGCTGTGAGTCATGTCATGGGAATGTTGCTCAAATGGAAATTGTCCAGCAGACTGAACCGCTCAGTATGGGGTGGTGCCTTGACTGCCACCGCAATCCCGATCAACATTTGCGTCCAATGAGCGAAATTACAACTATGGGCTGGGTTCCTCCGGATAATCAGGCAGAGTTTGCCGCACGAGTTAAAGCTGAAAAAAATATCAACCCGCCCGAGGACTGCTCGGCTTGTCACCGCTGA
- a CDS encoding heme o synthase, which yields MFIYWPHRKEDTVRSHISDYLSLTKPTIMLLVLFTGASALVIEGSFLTQPLNFLLVLVGLFLTGGSANALNQYFEREIDAKMSRTSARRSLPLKKISPTQALVFSISIGVIGVALFAFFFNWLVAGLALATILFYSLFYTLWLKPNTAQNIVIGGAAGAMAPVGAWAAATGSMAAFPWIMFAIVFFWTPPHFWALALFCKDDYVKANLPMMPVVKGDASTLNQMLVYAFIVSAVSLVLVPLGAGWLYGIAATVLGVMFIARCFKARREMSESSARSLFGYSIVYLFALFLAMVADSLVRVFL from the coding sequence ATATTTATATATTGGCCTCACAGAAAAGAGGATACTGTGCGATCACATATAAGTGATTATCTATCGTTAACAAAGCCGACTATAATGTTGCTGGTGCTATTTACCGGCGCGTCGGCATTGGTTATCGAAGGGAGTTTCCTCACCCAGCCTCTCAATTTTCTTCTTGTCTTAGTTGGTTTGTTTCTGACAGGCGGATCGGCCAATGCGCTAAATCAGTATTTTGAGAGGGAGATTGATGCCAAGATGTCTCGTACAAGCGCACGACGGTCACTTCCGCTCAAAAAAATCTCGCCTACACAGGCTCTCGTGTTTTCCATTTCAATCGGCGTGATTGGAGTGGCGCTTTTCGCATTCTTCTTCAATTGGCTGGTAGCCGGATTGGCTCTTGCGACGATTTTATTTTATTCTCTCTTCTACACGTTATGGCTTAAGCCGAACACGGCGCAGAATATAGTAATCGGCGGTGCGGCCGGGGCGATGGCTCCGGTAGGGGCATGGGCCGCGGCGACGGGATCAATGGCGGCCTTTCCTTGGATAATGTTCGCCATTGTTTTTTTCTGGACGCCTCCGCATTTTTGGGCGCTCGCGCTCTTTTGTAAAGACGACTACGTAAAAGCTAATCTTCCCATGATGCCAGTGGTCAAAGGAGATGCCTCGACACTCAATCAGATGCTCGTTTACGCTTTTATAGTCTCGGCGGTATCGCTCGTGCTTGTTCCACTTGGAGCAGGATGGCTCTATGGAATTGCGGCGACGGTACTTGGCGTGATGTTTATCGCCCGATGTTTCAAGGCACGGCGCGAGATGAGTGAGTCGAGTGCGCGGTCGCTTTTTGGTTATTCGATTGTTTATTTGTTTGCGTTGTTTTTGGCGATGGTGGCGGATAGTTTGGTGAGGGTGTTTCTGTAA